In Saccharomonospora marina XMU15, one genomic interval encodes:
- a CDS encoding YebC/PmpR family DNA-binding transcriptional regulator has protein sequence MSGHSKWATTKHKKAALDAKRGKLFARLIKNIEVAARTGGGDPEGNPTLYDAIQKAKKNSVPQDNIERARKRGAGEEAGGADWQNITYEGYAPNGVAVLIECLTDNKNRAASEVRTALTRNGGSLADPGSVAYLFNRKGVVIMPKNGLSEDDVLLAVLDAGAEEVNDLGESFEIISEAGDLVAVRKALQDAGYDYESADANFLPSVNVPLDAEGARKVFRLIEALEDCDDVQNVYSNFDVSDDVLAEVG, from the coding sequence ATGAGCGGCCACTCGAAGTGGGCCACCACGAAGCACAAGAAGGCCGCCCTCGACGCCAAGCGTGGCAAGCTGTTCGCGAGACTGATCAAGAACATCGAGGTCGCCGCGCGCACCGGCGGGGGCGACCCGGAAGGCAACCCCACGCTGTACGACGCCATCCAGAAGGCCAAGAAGAACTCCGTGCCGCAGGACAACATCGAGCGGGCACGCAAGCGTGGCGCGGGCGAGGAGGCAGGCGGCGCCGACTGGCAGAACATCACCTACGAGGGCTACGCGCCCAACGGTGTCGCGGTGCTGATCGAGTGCCTCACCGACAACAAGAACCGGGCGGCGTCGGAGGTTCGCACCGCGCTGACCCGCAACGGCGGCTCGCTCGCCGACCCGGGCTCGGTTGCGTACCTGTTCAACCGCAAGGGCGTGGTCATCATGCCGAAGAACGGGCTCTCCGAGGACGACGTCCTGCTGGCCGTGCTGGACGCGGGCGCGGAGGAGGTCAACGACCTCGGCGAGAGCTTCGAGATCATCTCCGAGGCCGGTGACCTGGTGGCTGTTCGGAAGGCGTTGCAGGACGCGGGATACGACTACGAGTCGGCCGATGCCAACTTCCTGCCCTCGGTCAACGTGCCACTCGACGCCGAGGGCGCCAGGAAGGTGTTCCGGCTGATCGAGGCGCTGGAGGACTGCGACGACGTGCAAAACGTCTACTCCAACTTCGACGTATCCGACGACGTCCTCGCGGAGGTCGGCTGA
- the ruvC gene encoding crossover junction endodeoxyribonuclease RuvC: MRVLGVDPGLTRCGLGVVDGGLGRTVTCVAVDVVRTPADSDLATRLLRVSAEVEEWLDTYQPDAVAVERVFSQHNVRTVMGTAQAGGVVALSAARRGLPVVFHTPSEVKAAVTGSGRADKNQVTVMVTRLLKLPSRPSPADAADALALAICHLWREPMRARLAEAEARAAELARAHRAKLAAAARRNRAGDSATGGNR, encoded by the coding sequence GTGCGCGTGCTCGGTGTCGACCCGGGACTGACTCGATGCGGTCTCGGCGTCGTGGACGGCGGGCTGGGACGCACCGTCACGTGTGTCGCCGTCGATGTGGTACGCACCCCGGCCGACTCCGACCTGGCGACCAGGCTGTTGCGCGTGTCGGCCGAGGTGGAGGAGTGGCTGGACACCTACCAGCCGGACGCCGTCGCGGTGGAGCGGGTGTTCAGCCAGCACAACGTCCGCACCGTGATGGGGACGGCGCAGGCGGGCGGTGTCGTGGCACTCAGCGCCGCACGCCGGGGGTTGCCGGTGGTGTTCCACACCCCCAGCGAGGTCAAGGCCGCCGTCACCGGGTCAGGACGTGCCGACAAGAACCAGGTCACGGTCATGGTGACGCGACTGCTGAAGTTGCCGAGTCGGCCGAGTCCCGCCGACGCCGCCGACGCGCTGGCGCTGGCGATCTGCCACCTGTGGCGGGAGCCGATGCGTGCCCGGCTGGCCGAGGCCGAGGCCAGGGCGGCGGAGCTTGCTCGTGCCCATCGCGCCAAACTGGCGGCGGCGGCAAGGCGGAACCGGGCGGGCGACTCGGCCACGGGAGGGAATCGATGA
- a CDS encoding helix-turn-helix domain-containing protein, with amino-acid sequence MTESRGAGAPLAVIAASLRRERKRSGMSLAEVARRAGIAKSTLSQLESGTGNPSVETLWALGVALDVPFARLVDPPRPKVQVVRAGEGPAVASERADYVATLLASCPPNARRDIYVLNVQPGTPRESDPHMPGVVEHVVLSTGRALVGVLEEPVELSPGDYIAYPGDVAHVFQALEPDTTAVLVSEHV; translated from the coding sequence ATGACGGAGTCCCGAGGAGCGGGCGCACCACTGGCCGTGATCGCCGCCTCGCTGCGAAGGGAACGCAAGCGCAGCGGCATGTCGCTGGCCGAGGTGGCGCGTCGAGCGGGTATCGCCAAGTCGACGCTGTCGCAGCTGGAGTCGGGGACCGGCAACCCCAGCGTCGAGACGCTGTGGGCGCTGGGCGTGGCGCTCGACGTGCCGTTCGCGCGCCTCGTCGACCCACCGAGGCCGAAGGTCCAGGTGGTGCGCGCGGGCGAGGGGCCCGCGGTGGCCTCCGAACGCGCGGACTACGTGGCGACGCTGCTGGCGTCCTGCCCGCCGAACGCGCGCAGGGACATCTACGTGCTCAACGTGCAACCCGGCACACCCCGCGAGTCGGACCCGCACATGCCCGGCGTGGTGGAGCACGTCGTGCTCAGCACGGGCAGGGCGCTGGTCGGGGTGCTGGAGGAGCCGGTGGAGCTGTCCCCCGGCGACTACATCGCCTACCCCGGCGACGTGGCGCACGTCTTCCAGGCACTCGAACCCGACACGACAGCGGTGCTGGTCTCCGAACACGTCTGA
- a CDS encoding DUF4262 domain-containing protein, translating to MSPVSAETAESTLDGEQQLREWIVAQAQQRGNAVIAVPPDDNGAGYAFTVCAWAMHEVPEAVVVGLPTQLATVLLDAYVDRAATGERFQPGALYHDFFEGVPVTFEKVAPGHYPEFFGSAFLVYPEGDFPALQIVVPTPDGHWPWDEAAPEGFAQWQPVLTVSGAPESWTPGLDGP from the coding sequence ATGTCGCCCGTGTCAGCCGAGACCGCCGAAAGCACCCTCGACGGCGAGCAGCAACTGCGTGAGTGGATCGTCGCCCAGGCTCAGCAGCGTGGCAACGCCGTGATCGCGGTGCCCCCTGACGACAACGGCGCGGGCTATGCGTTCACCGTGTGCGCGTGGGCGATGCACGAGGTCCCCGAAGCTGTCGTGGTGGGGTTGCCCACCCAACTGGCCACCGTCCTGCTCGACGCCTACGTGGACAGGGCGGCCACCGGCGAGCGATTCCAACCCGGAGCGCTCTACCACGACTTCTTCGAGGGCGTGCCGGTGACCTTCGAGAAGGTCGCCCCCGGTCACTACCCGGAGTTCTTCGGCAGCGCGTTCCTCGTCTACCCCGAAGGGGACTTCCCCGCGCTGCAGATCGTCGTACCCACGCCCGACGGCCACTGGCCGTGGGACGAGGCCGCCCCCGAGGGATTCGCGCAGTGGCAGCCGGTGCTCACGGTCAGCGGCGCGCCGGAGAGCTGGACCCCCGGTCTCGACGGGCCCTGA
- the ruvA gene encoding Holliday junction branch migration protein RuvA, whose translation MISSVCGQVLSVGLDHAVVEVGGVGLTVQATPATLATLRRGEQARLHTSLVVREDSLTLFGFADAQARDLFTLLQTVSGIGPRLALAALAVLDPDKLRAALADGDITVLTQVPGIGRKGAERLTLELRDKVTATEPPAAHPAVTPGRAAVRAEVVEALVGLGFAARQAEQAVDKVTAADGEHGDSGAADTSGLLRAALVTLGRKR comes from the coding sequence ATGATCTCCTCGGTGTGCGGGCAGGTGCTGTCCGTCGGCCTCGATCACGCGGTGGTGGAGGTCGGCGGGGTGGGCCTGACCGTGCAGGCCACCCCGGCCACGCTGGCCACGCTGCGCAGGGGCGAACAGGCACGCCTGCACACCAGCCTCGTCGTGCGGGAGGACTCGCTCACCCTGTTCGGCTTCGCCGACGCGCAGGCGCGCGACCTGTTCACGCTGCTGCAGACGGTGTCCGGCATCGGCCCCCGGCTGGCGTTGGCCGCGCTCGCCGTGCTCGATCCCGACAAGCTGCGCGCCGCGCTCGCCGACGGCGACATCACCGTGCTCACCCAGGTCCCCGGTATCGGGCGCAAGGGTGCCGAGCGACTCACGTTGGAGCTGCGCGACAAGGTGACCGCCACCGAGCCGCCCGCGGCGCACCCGGCGGTGACGCCCGGTCGGGCCGCGGTGCGCGCCGAGGTGGTGGAGGCGCTGGTGGGCCTGGGCTTCGCCGCGCGGCAGGCCGAGCAGGCCGTGGACAAGGTGACCGCGGCCGACGGCGAGCACGGCGACTCGGGTGCTGCCGACACGTCCGGCCTGCTGCGGGCCGCGCTGGTGACCCTCGGCAGGAAGCGCTGA
- the ruvB gene encoding Holliday junction branch migration DNA helicase RuvB, which translates to MTEEPATEPATEFDRFGAEATPLSAVAQTGDREVETALRPRKLADFVGQPRVREQLHLVLESARKRGVPPDHVLLSGPPGLGKTSLAMIIAAELDAAIRITSGPALERAGDLAAMLSNLAEGDVLFIDEIHRIARPAEEMLYLAMEDFRVDVVVGKGPGATSIPLEIAPFTLVGATTRSGALTGPLRDRFGFTGQMEFYSAAELEQVLRRSAAILGIEADGDGLSEVARRSRGTPRIANRLLRRVRDYAEVRADGRATLEVVRSALRVYDVDELGLDRLDRAVLGALVRSFGGGPVGVATLAVAVGEEAATVEEVCEPYLVRAGMLARTPRGRVATAAAWEHLGLRPPAEAGGVDAATPTLFD; encoded by the coding sequence ATGACCGAGGAACCCGCCACGGAACCCGCCACGGAATTCGACCGGTTCGGCGCCGAGGCGACCCCGCTCTCGGCGGTGGCGCAGACCGGCGACCGGGAGGTCGAGACGGCGCTTCGGCCACGCAAGCTCGCCGACTTCGTGGGGCAGCCCCGGGTGCGCGAGCAGCTGCACCTGGTGCTGGAAAGCGCTCGCAAACGCGGAGTGCCACCCGACCATGTGCTGCTGTCAGGGCCGCCGGGGCTCGGCAAGACCAGCCTCGCGATGATCATCGCCGCGGAGTTGGACGCCGCCATCCGCATCACCTCGGGGCCCGCGCTGGAACGCGCGGGCGACCTGGCCGCGATGCTGTCGAACCTCGCCGAGGGTGATGTGCTGTTCATCGACGAGATCCACCGCATCGCCAGACCGGCCGAGGAGATGCTGTACCTGGCGATGGAGGACTTCCGGGTCGACGTCGTCGTCGGCAAGGGCCCGGGCGCCACCAGCATCCCGCTGGAGATCGCGCCGTTCACCCTGGTCGGAGCCACCACTCGCTCCGGCGCGCTGACCGGCCCGCTGCGAGACCGGTTCGGGTTCACCGGCCAGATGGAGTTCTACAGCGCAGCGGAACTGGAACAGGTGCTGCGGCGTTCGGCGGCCATCCTCGGCATCGAGGCCGACGGCGACGGGCTGTCCGAGGTGGCGAGACGGTCACGCGGTACACCTCGTATCGCCAACCGGCTGTTGCGCCGGGTGCGCGACTACGCCGAGGTGCGTGCCGACGGCCGCGCCACGCTCGAGGTCGTCAGGTCCGCGCTGCGGGTGTACGACGTCGACGAACTCGGTCTCGACCGGCTGGACCGCGCGGTACTGGGCGCGCTGGTGCGCTCCTTCGGCGGCGGACCGGTGGGGGTCGCCACGCTGGCGGTCGCCGTCGGGGAAGAAGCGGCTACCGTGGAGGAGGTGTGTGAGCCGTATCTCGTGCGGGCGGGTATGCTCGCGCGGACTCCACGTGGTCGCGTCGCTACCGCGGCCGCGTGGGAGCACCTCGGGCTGCGGCCGCCCGCGGAGGCCGGTGGGGTTGACGCCGCGACGCCGACCCTGTTCGACTGA
- the yajC gene encoding preprotein translocase subunit YajC has product MEGLFLPLLLMLVVAIPLVMSTRKQKRMMAQQQELQNSLADGDRVMTTSGLYATVADASDETTIDLEIADGVVTTWLRQAVRERINPVVEEESAADDDTDTDSAESSVTGDASTEDKSASSAEVAPPLEHGKKK; this is encoded by the coding sequence ATGGAAGGCCTTTTCCTGCCGCTGCTGCTGATGCTCGTCGTCGCCATTCCCTTGGTCATGAGCACGCGTAAGCAGAAGAGGATGATGGCGCAGCAGCAGGAGCTGCAGAACAGCCTGGCCGACGGCGACCGCGTGATGACCACGTCGGGCCTGTACGCCACCGTCGCCGACGCCAGCGACGAGACCACCATCGACCTCGAGATCGCCGATGGCGTTGTCACGACCTGGCTGCGGCAGGCGGTGCGCGAGCGCATCAACCCGGTCGTCGAGGAGGAGTCCGCCGCCGACGACGACACCGACACCGACAGCGCCGAGAGCTCCGTCACCGGCGACGCCTCCACCGAGGACAAGAGCGCCAGTAGCGCCGAGGTGGCACCGCCGCTGGAGCACGGCAAGAAGAAGTAG
- a CDS encoding AzlC family ABC transporter permease has protein sequence MRSIFRTLDREVLRDIALVCLTGSIVGVSFGTITVSSGLPLWLPMLLSVVVFAGAAQFVFVGIMASGGNPIAAVVAGLLINTRHVPFGFAVGDILGTGRARLLVGSHLMIDEAVAFALAQRDRQRRRAAYWACGIGLFCCWNLGVALGAFAGTVVTDTDALGLDAAFPAVLLALLLPSLREAATLRAALTGAAIAVAGAPWLPAGLPVLLALAGVAVSLRTTSLRTTPAGSGDAGDGDDAGDGDDAGDGGDGESSAGHGSRVAS, from the coding sequence ATGCGTTCGATATTTCGAACACTCGACCGGGAGGTGCTGCGCGACATCGCGCTGGTGTGCCTCACCGGCAGCATCGTCGGCGTGTCGTTCGGCACCATCACCGTCAGTTCCGGCCTGCCGTTGTGGCTGCCGATGCTGCTGTCGGTCGTGGTGTTCGCGGGGGCGGCGCAGTTCGTGTTCGTGGGGATCATGGCCTCCGGCGGCAACCCGATCGCGGCCGTGGTCGCGGGCCTGCTCATCAACACCCGGCACGTGCCCTTCGGTTTCGCCGTCGGCGACATCCTCGGCACCGGGCGCGCGCGGCTGCTCGTCGGCAGTCACCTGATGATCGACGAGGCCGTGGCGTTCGCACTGGCGCAGCGCGACCGGCAGCGACGCCGCGCGGCCTACTGGGCCTGCGGCATCGGCCTGTTCTGCTGCTGGAACCTCGGAGTGGCGCTCGGCGCGTTCGCGGGCACGGTGGTGACCGACACCGACGCGCTCGGGCTCGACGCCGCCTTCCCCGCGGTGCTGCTGGCCCTGCTGCTGCCCTCACTGCGGGAAGCCGCCACCCTCCGCGCCGCGCTCACCGGCGCCGCGATAGCGGTGGCGGGCGCACCGTGGCTGCCCGCGGGGCTGCCGGTGCTGCTCGCGTTGGCGGGGGTGGCGGTATCCCTGCGCACGACATCCCTGCGCACGACACCGGCAGGCAGCGGTGACGCTGGTGACGGTGACGACGCTGGTGACGGTGACGACGCTGGTGACGGTGGTGACGGCGAGAGCAGCGCCGGTCACGGCAGCCGGGTGGCTTCATGA
- a CDS encoding AzlD domain-containing protein, which yields MTTATTLVVSTLVLAVGTFAFRVAGPLLRTRITLSPRVERLATMSAVVLLAAVVATATLVDGGEFAGYARPAGVAVGGVLAWKKAPFVVVVLAAGVTAAGLRLLGVP from the coding sequence ATGACCACGGCCACGACCCTGGTGGTGTCGACACTGGTGCTCGCCGTCGGCACGTTCGCGTTCCGAGTCGCCGGTCCGCTGCTGCGCACCAGGATCACCCTCTCGCCGAGGGTGGAGCGGCTGGCCACGATGTCCGCGGTGGTGCTGCTGGCCGCCGTCGTCGCCACCGCCACCCTGGTCGACGGTGGCGAGTTCGCCGGTTACGCGCGGCCCGCGGGGGTGGCCGTGGGTGGGGTGCTGGCGTGGAAGAAAGCGCCGTTCGTGGTCGTTGTGCTGGCAGCGGGGGTGACGGCCGCGGGCCTGCGGCTGCTCGGCGTGCCCTGA
- the secD gene encoding protein translocase subunit SecD, with amino-acid sequence MAPPAGQIRPGRYLSFFLLIIVALYALVFFTGSGKPTPKLGIDLQGGTRVTLTARTPDGSEPSREQLQQARQIIETRVNGIGVSGAEVVLDGSNVVITVPGDEGEQAKTLGRTAKLGFRKVITAQPAGVVAPQPESGQQGGDQGDQGDQGDQGQGQQGGDQAGQPPATGQNGGGGAAAADPAGRQTQPPGDDGTDTGGNIQEETAKAIQAAKEVRQNPALVPTDPTDQAAVLAAQQAQQQALTSLDCGAKDPLVGNDDPSRPLVTCNEDGTEKYVLGPVFLQGTQVEDATSTYDSQRGGWVVNLSFTGEGAKIWGDFTAANVNERAAFVLDTKVVSAPNITEAILGGNTQITGQFGQEEAKNLADVLKYGSLPLSFESSDATTVSATLGLASLEAGLIAGAIGIALVFVYSLFYYRILGVLTVLSLILSGAIVYAVLVLLGRWIGFTLDLAGVAGFIVAIGVTADSFVVYFERLKDEMREGRTFRSAVPRGWIRARRTILASDAILFLAAAVLYLLAVGEVKGFAFTLGMSTVLDLIVVFLVTHPLVAIVARSKRLSSPSLSGLGAVQRIGAGRRSTAKIGSAAKGA; translated from the coding sequence GTGGCACCTCCCGCCGGGCAGATCCGCCCGGGACGCTACCTCTCCTTCTTCTTGCTGATCATCGTGGCGCTGTACGCGCTGGTCTTCTTCACCGGCAGCGGCAAGCCGACGCCGAAGCTGGGGATCGACCTGCAGGGCGGCACCAGGGTGACCCTCACCGCGCGCACCCCGGACGGCTCCGAACCGAGCCGGGAGCAGTTGCAGCAGGCTCGCCAGATCATCGAGACGAGGGTCAACGGCATCGGCGTCAGCGGCGCGGAGGTGGTTCTCGACGGCAGCAACGTCGTCATCACCGTCCCCGGTGACGAGGGTGAACAGGCCAAGACGCTGGGCCGCACCGCGAAACTCGGCTTCCGCAAGGTGATCACCGCCCAGCCTGCAGGCGTGGTCGCGCCGCAGCCGGAGAGCGGCCAGCAGGGCGGTGACCAGGGCGACCAGGGCGACCAGGGCGACCAGGGGCAGGGCCAGCAGGGTGGCGACCAGGCAGGTCAGCCGCCTGCGACGGGGCAGAACGGTGGTGGCGGTGCGGCCGCGGCCGACCCGGCAGGCAGGCAGACCCAGCCGCCCGGCGACGACGGGACCGACACCGGCGGCAACATCCAGGAGGAGACCGCCAAGGCCATCCAAGCCGCCAAGGAAGTGCGCCAGAATCCGGCGCTGGTACCCACCGATCCCACTGACCAGGCCGCCGTGCTGGCCGCGCAGCAGGCACAGCAACAGGCGCTCACCAGCCTGGACTGCGGCGCCAAGGATCCGCTCGTCGGCAACGACGACCCCAGCAGGCCGCTGGTGACCTGCAACGAGGACGGCACGGAGAAGTACGTCCTCGGCCCGGTGTTCCTGCAGGGCACGCAGGTCGAGGACGCCACCTCCACGTACGACAGCCAGCGCGGCGGCTGGGTCGTCAACCTGTCGTTCACCGGCGAGGGCGCCAAGATCTGGGGCGACTTCACCGCCGCGAACGTCAACGAGCGCGCGGCCTTCGTGTTGGACACCAAGGTGGTGTCGGCGCCCAACATCACCGAAGCGATCCTCGGCGGCAACACCCAGATCACCGGCCAGTTCGGCCAGGAAGAGGCCAAGAACCTGGCCGACGTGCTGAAGTACGGTTCGCTGCCGCTTTCCTTCGAGTCCAGCGACGCCACCACCGTCTCGGCGACGTTGGGGCTGGCCTCGCTGGAGGCAGGCCTGATCGCGGGCGCGATCGGCATCGCGCTGGTGTTCGTGTACTCGCTGTTCTACTACCGCATCCTCGGCGTGCTCACCGTGCTTTCGCTGATCCTGTCCGGCGCGATCGTCTACGCGGTGCTCGTGTTGCTGGGCAGGTGGATCGGCTTCACCCTCGACCTCGCGGGCGTGGCCGGGTTCATCGTCGCCATCGGTGTCACCGCCGACTCCTTCGTGGTGTACTTCGAGCGACTCAAGGACGAGATGCGCGAGGGCCGCACCTTCCGCTCGGCCGTACCTCGCGGCTGGATCAGGGCCCGCCGCACGATCCTGGCCTCCGACGCGATCCTCTTCCTGGCGGCCGCGGTGCTCTACCTTCTCGCGGTGGGAGAGGTGAAGGGCTTCGCCTTCACACTCGGAATGTCGACGGTGCTCGACCTCATCGTGGTGTTCCTGGTGACCCACCCGCTGGTCGCCATCGTCGCCAGGTCGAAACGGTTGTCCAGTCCGTCGCTTTCCGGGCTCGGCGCCGTGCAGAGAATCGGAGCAGGGCGCCGCTCCACCGCCAAAATCGGCTCAGCCGCGAAGGGGGCATGA
- a CDS encoding adenine phosphoribosyltransferase, whose translation MTASTLDAALDLIAEIPDFPEPGVLFRDLTPLFGDAEAFAAVIDALGAAVGHDVDRLVAVEARGFVLAAALGYARRLGVALVRKPGKLPNVAGRVDYALEYGQATLELPVGSVREGQRVAIVDDVLATGGTVAATAELVRSAGAVITGVSVVLELADLGARKRLPGLPVHALRTV comes from the coding sequence GTGACGGCTTCCACCCTCGACGCCGCGCTCGACCTCATCGCGGAGATACCCGACTTCCCCGAACCCGGTGTGCTGTTTCGCGATCTCACCCCGCTGTTCGGCGACGCCGAGGCGTTCGCCGCGGTGATCGACGCGCTCGGTGCGGCCGTCGGCCACGACGTGGACAGGCTGGTCGCCGTCGAGGCGCGCGGGTTCGTGCTCGCCGCCGCGCTCGGCTACGCCAGGCGGCTCGGGGTCGCGCTGGTGCGCAAGCCCGGCAAGCTACCGAACGTGGCAGGCCGCGTCGACTACGCGCTGGAGTACGGGCAGGCCACGCTGGAACTGCCCGTCGGCTCGGTGCGCGAAGGCCAGCGGGTGGCCATCGTCGACGACGTGTTGGCCACCGGTGGCACCGTGGCCGCCACGGCGGAACTGGTGCGCAGCGCGGGCGCGGTGATCACCGGTGTCTCCGTGGTGCTCGAACTCGCCGATCTCGGTGCGAGGAAGCGGCTGCCGGGCCTGCCCGTGCACGCACTGCGCACGGTGTGA
- the secF gene encoding protein translocase subunit SecF, with amino-acid sequence MGNDNGNATDATGGKPAAKASRSVLQRLYTGTGAFDIVGHRKRWFLFFGALVLVCVASLGFKGFNLGIEFQGGTQIQLPAQGANGQITPDEAKQVFADALGEPASEAQQVGVGDAAAIQVRSNTLDTAEVAQVKQAFFEQLQPLGANGQPSQQVISDSAVSASWGGEISRQALIALAVFLVLVTVFLVIYFEKWMAVAAMVALLHDILVTAGIYSLVGFEVTPATVIGLLTILGFSLYDTVVVFDKVKENTRGLLNLTRRTYPEAANLALNQTLMRSINTSIIALLPVLGLLVIGYLLLGSGTLQDLGLVLLTGMLAGVLSSVLLATPLLVALKMRDPRFKQQAERVYARRSAQAGKLAAAEGDAQFDAGDDEQLATELRKEQAYAAAASVPARHPKAQPRRAGGRPSGKRKSRR; translated from the coding sequence GTGGGCAACGACAACGGGAACGCCACGGACGCCACCGGCGGCAAGCCCGCGGCCAAGGCCTCGCGGTCGGTGCTGCAGCGGCTGTACACCGGCACCGGGGCGTTCGACATCGTCGGACACCGCAAGCGCTGGTTCCTGTTCTTCGGCGCGCTCGTGCTGGTCTGCGTCGCTTCGCTGGGCTTCAAGGGCTTCAACCTGGGCATCGAGTTCCAGGGTGGCACCCAGATCCAGCTACCCGCCCAGGGCGCGAACGGCCAGATCACCCCTGACGAGGCCAAGCAGGTCTTCGCCGACGCGCTCGGCGAGCCCGCCTCCGAGGCCCAGCAGGTGGGCGTGGGCGACGCCGCCGCGATCCAGGTTCGCTCCAACACCCTCGACACCGCCGAGGTGGCGCAGGTCAAGCAGGCATTCTTCGAGCAGCTGCAACCGCTGGGCGCCAACGGCCAACCCAGCCAGCAGGTGATCAGCGACAGCGCCGTCAGTGCGTCGTGGGGCGGGGAGATCTCCCGGCAGGCGCTGATCGCGCTCGCCGTGTTCCTCGTTCTGGTGACGGTCTTCCTTGTCATCTACTTCGAGAAGTGGATGGCGGTCGCCGCGATGGTGGCGTTGCTGCACGACATTCTCGTCACCGCGGGCATCTACTCGCTGGTCGGCTTCGAGGTCACACCCGCCACCGTCATCGGTCTGCTGACGATCCTCGGCTTCTCGCTGTACGACACGGTGGTGGTGTTCGACAAGGTCAAGGAGAACACCCGAGGGCTGCTCAACCTGACCAGGCGCACCTACCCCGAGGCCGCGAACCTGGCGCTGAACCAGACCCTGATGCGCTCGATCAACACCTCGATCATCGCGCTGCTGCCGGTGCTGGGCCTGCTGGTGATCGGCTACCTGTTGCTGGGCTCCGGCACGCTGCAGGACCTCGGTCTCGTGCTGCTCACCGGCATGCTCGCGGGCGTGCTGTCCTCGGTGCTGCTGGCCACGCCGCTGCTGGTGGCGCTCAAGATGCGTGACCCGAGGTTCAAGCAGCAGGCCGAGCGCGTGTACGCCAGGCGCTCGGCACAGGCAGGCAAGCTGGCCGCCGCCGAGGGCGACGCCCAGTTCGACGCGGGTGACGACGAGCAACTGGCCACCGAGCTGCGCAAGGAGCAGGCATACGCGGCCGCGGCCAGCGTCCCCGCGCGGCATCCGAAGGCCCAACCCCGGCGAGCAGGCGGGCGCCCGAGCGGGAAGCGTAAGAGCAGAAGGTGA
- the pdxT gene encoding pyridoxal 5'-phosphate synthase glutaminase subunit PdxT — protein sequence MLDRAGASPCQVRRPTELSQVDAMVLPGGESTTMSRLLEVFELLDPLRKRIAEGMPVFGSCAGMILLARQVLDGRPDQHQLDGLDIVVRRNAFGRQVDSFETDLDVREIEDGPVHAVFIRAPWVEKAGASVEVLAKVPDTPKTRAAADRIVAVRQGPVLATAFHPELTGDERVHRLFVRMVGAQVDA from the coding sequence ATGCTCGATCGCGCCGGTGCGTCACCGTGCCAGGTACGCAGGCCGACGGAACTGTCCCAAGTGGACGCGATGGTGCTGCCGGGCGGCGAGTCCACCACGATGTCGCGGCTGCTGGAGGTCTTCGAGCTGCTGGACCCGCTGCGGAAGCGGATCGCCGAGGGCATGCCGGTGTTCGGTTCCTGCGCGGGGATGATCCTGCTGGCCAGGCAGGTGCTCGACGGCAGGCCGGACCAGCATCAGCTCGACGGTCTCGACATCGTCGTGCGGCGCAACGCCTTCGGCAGGCAGGTCGATTCCTTCGAGACCGACCTGGACGTCCGCGAGATCGAGGACGGGCCGGTGCACGCCGTCTTCATCCGCGCACCGTGGGTGGAGAAGGCGGGAGCCTCGGTGGAGGTGCTGGCCAAGGTCCCCGACACCCCGAAGACCCGGGCGGCGGCCGATAGGATCGTCGCCGTTCGGCAGGGACCGGTGCTGGCCACGGCATTCCATCCCGAACTGACCGGCGACGAGCGGGTGCACCGGCTGTTCGTACGCATGGTGGGCGCGCAGGTAGACGCGTAA